The Paenibacillus beijingensis nucleotide sequence AAAATTAGTTTGGTAACTTGATGGCCCACTTAATATAAGTCCTGTGTCAATTGCGCTTTCATCAACAATATTACCAAGCGCGACATTTTGTGTTTTATTCATGTCAGGTGCAAGTTGAGGAACATAATGTGAAGATGGTTCACTACTAGCCCCAGCGACAGGTATTATACTAACTCCTTGTATCACATCCGCTTTTTGTAATCCATCTACTACTTTTCCAATGACATCTGCAGTCTTTACACGTTGACGCACTCGTATTTGTTCTGCTTTTGCACGAAATGGTTTTGAAAATACCAATAATTTTTCGATAAATTGCTCTTCCAGACCACTTGTATGCCAATCAAAATCATCTTTCGCCTGCGTAACAGGCCAATTATCCATATAAAGCTCACCAAAAAGCCTTTGATATGTATATGAATTTGAATCGCCAAAAAGCTCTGTTGGCCGATAGTTTTTTTCAGGTCCTCCGACAATTACTCTGCCTCTCCTAATAAGAGTAAACCCGGCATCTCTTACACTAGCAGGGATTCTTATTGCAATAAACCCCTGAACAGTTAGCTCTTTTCCTTCGTGATTAACGGAGAATTTAACATCCCTTTTCCATCGTTCAACACTACCATCGGCCAGTTCTTCCTCATAAATAGCAGGATCGCTATAAGTTAGTTCCGTTCCATTATATCTAATAATAACTTCCCCGCTTCTAAGATCTTGCCTATATATATTACTCAAAAGTTCCTTAATCTTCCATACGGTTCGAGAAGCGGTTAATTTTTTATTTAAACATTCAATTTTTATAATTGTGTAATGCTCAAAAGGATTTGCCTCAAAAATGTCAGCATCTATTTCATCGTCCTTATCGTTCTTCAGTTTTTCCACATCGACAGTTGCACTATATGCAAAATTAGATCCCAATTGAGTAGAAGTAACACTCCATTTCTTGCCAAACCAACATGCTGCAGTTTTTAATCCCATTCCAAATTCATTGCGTCCCTCTCTATTCTTAGGCACCTTATCCAAAATAATAGCTCTCTCAAAATCTTCCCATTCCATTCCATATGCAGAATCAGTGATTGTGAGAGTGTCGTTTCCATCCGAATTACTTTCATATATAATATCAATATTCAGCTTTTTGAAATCAGGTAATTCTAATAATTCTTCTCTATGGTCAAAATAACTTTGCGTCGAGTTGTCCAGAAATTCTGCAATCGCTGTCCAAGGCTGGTAACTTAAGCGCTTATATGTAGCATACACAGCACTTGTGGGGCGAATATTAATCTTTGCCATAAAAGCTCCCTTCTCTACATTTCCCCCAAAAATAATTATTCCAACAAATAAATAATTGGATATTTTCAGAACTCTCATTTCATAACCATCAAATCCGGTTCTCCAACAATTTTATCTAGTTTGCTAACTGCACTAAAATATTAATAACTTAGCTATACTTAAACTATTTGCATCTCTTGTCTGAAATTAAGCTCTTGATTATTAATACTTTCTTCCATGATCAAAGATTGGATGATTCTATGGACCACCTCAACATTTAACGCATTACCTAATGCCTTATATGCAGACGTAAGACCTTCTGGCAAGCACTTCAAACTATCCATGCTTTGAAGTCGCGCGCACTCTCTTGGAGTCATATATCTATTTTCCCAAGTAATAATAGGAACCTGAGTCGCAGTCATTGCAACCAGAGAAGGTGAAGTCGTCGGTCTTTTAGCCCTAAGTCCTGATGCTCTGCATTGTAAAACCAAATTTGTTAGATTTCTCTCTGCACCTTTACAATTCCATTCAAACTTTTGGAAGCTGGAAGGAAGATCCAAAATAGAAGGTAACCATTCATCAATCCATTCTTTATTATCTTCATAAAGTTGACGGTTTTGTTTAATAAAACGAATTTTCCAATCAGGAAATCTATCCTCCTTTGTTCTTGCGTAAGAAGGAAGAGTTAAAAAAAGTTCCTCTTTGGTTAGATTTTCCAGAGATCTGCCATGAGAACCCAAATATCCTCTAAGCTTTTCAGAACCCATTTTCCATGGGGTTTCCTCCTCATAAGGATACGTAGCACCAAATTCCATTGACCAAATTGGAAAAGAGGGAAGATTCCTCTCTTCAGGGTAAATATTTAAAAATTGCTGCCATGCAGCAATACATTTATTCACATGTTCCGGCAACTGCCTGGCATCCGTAGGTAATTTATCAAGCACAGATTTTATAGAAATATCATGCTCCACCGTTAGTTTTTCAGGCCACTTAAAATGTGAGAGTCCCTTTCTACTACCGACTATAAAAACCCGTTCGCGTATCTGGGGTATTCCAAACCAATGCGGAGATAGTTTCCTTATATCTACTTCATAGCCTAGTTCAATTAATATTTTTTTGGCTATTCTCCAAGTCCTACCTTCATCATGCCGTTCAAAGTTAGCCACATTTTCAAGCATGATATAAGTAGGTCTACGCAATCTGAGTATCTTAACAATATGATAGAAAAGATCACCTGATTTTTCATCCTTAAAACCATTCTGCTCACCGGCTTTGGAGAATGGTTGACAAGGAAATCCCCCGCATAAAATATCATGTTCAGGGACATCCTTTGCCTTTATAGCTTTAATGTCTCCACGAGGCATTATACCGTGGTTCTTTAAGTAAAGCTTTCTTAAACCCTCATCAATCTCTGAAGCAAACACACATTCATGGCCAGCCCAAGAAAGAGCAAGATTAAACCCTCCCAGACCAGCAAACAAATCTATAAATTTCATTCAGATCCCCCGCTGTTTAAAATTTTCATTGATATTTAAGAGTTGCTCATGGAAAGCAGCTAACCTCTCCGTATTATTATAAAAATTATCATTAAAGATAGACCTAAAGTCCTAACCGAAGTCTCAGGATAATTATATAGTTCTACATTTTCCTTCAAATTCCTGTATCAAAAAATGATTCGCAATTTGAATACGAAAGTAAAATGCTTATTTATACAACTTTATATTTTAGAACTAAGCAGATTATTTAATGCAACAAAAGTCGCAATCCGTGAATGTGACCCTTATCCGAACTCAAGTTCGTATGTATCTATTTTATAGAATTATACAAGTTCAATCAAATTAATTTTATATAGAACACAATGGTGCGTCACCCTGATACGATAAGGTTAAGTCGGGGGGGGGGGGGGGGGGGGGATTAATCCCAAATATTTTTTGTCCACATGACCTACTGCTCACTTGATTTTCTATTTTTAACATAATTAATCGTTCTTCTACCAACAAAAGAACTGCAATAAATGTAATTATTTAAAAATTCGTTTGATTTTTTCTAATCATCACTAGACAAGCTACTTAGTTATAAGAAGCGGCATAAGATTGACGAGAGTGAATGGATGGTTTCTCCAAAGCCATCATCGCGAATAAGGCTTGTGAGGAAGAACCTAATACCTGTTCAGTGGCAGTGAAGAACGTATCTAAGAACTAGAGGAAAACTTCAAACGGAAACCGTCGACGAATACAATTCAGTGTCGCAAGTATCGGCGTTTAAGTTTGAGTTAATGAGCTTCTCCGCGTTAAATGTAAACAACGAGGAAGTCTTATGAGTTATGATTCACAGTATCATTGACAGTGTGGACGTTCACCAAGACGGTCCAATCGAAATCAGTTTCCTTCAAAACCAACCAAAAAAAGGGGCGAAGCATATTTAGGCTCGCCCATCCATTCCATCCATAATACACACTCCACATGCACCGTATGCGGGAACATATCCACCGGCTGAACCTCAACCGTCCGGTATCCGCCGTCTTCAAGTACTCGCAAATCCCTCGCCAGTATCGACGGATTATACGACACATACACTACCCGCTCTGGCTTCATCACCAGAATCGTGTCCAGGAGCGCAGGATCGCAGCCTTTTCGTGGCGGGTCGACTACTATGACGTCGGCTACGATGCCTTCCTCGCGCCAGCGTGGAATGACAACTTCTGCCGGGCCCGCCTCGAACGAAGCATTGGTGATTTCGTTCAGCTCCGCATTGCGCTTCGCGTCCTCAACCACCTCCGGCACAATCTCGACGCCGTACACTGTCCTACCTTGCGGGCAAGGAATAGCGAAATCGTTTCTATGCCGCAGTAGGCGTCAATGACGTTCTCAGTGCCCGTCAGCCCTGCATACTCCACCGCTTTGCGGTACAACTCCAATGTCTGCGCCGGGTTCACCTGATAAAACGACCGCGCCGAGATCGCAAAGCGGATGCCGTCCAGCTTGTTGTAAATGACGT carries:
- a CDS encoding ATP-binding protein, which translates into the protein MRVLKISNYLFVGIIIFGGNVEKGAFMAKINIRPTSAVYATYKRLSYQPWTAIAEFLDNSTQSYFDHREELLELPDFKKLNIDIIYESNSDGNDTLTITDSAYGMEWEDFERAIILDKVPKNREGRNEFGMGLKTAACWFGKKWSVTSTQLGSNFAYSATVDVEKLKNDKDDEIDADIFEANPFEHYTIIKIECLNKKLTASRTVWKIKELLSNIYRQDLRSGEVIIRYNGTELTYSDPAIYEEELADGSVERWKRDVKFSVNHEGKELTVQGFIAIRIPASVRDAGFTLIRRGRVIVGGPEKNYRPTELFGDSNSYTYQRLFGELYMDNWPVTQAKDDFDWHTSGLEEQFIEKLLVFSKPFRAKAEQIRVRQRVKTADVIGKVVDGLQKADVIQGVSIIPVAGASSEPSSHYVPQLAPDMNKTQNVALGNIVDESAIDTGLILSGPSSYQTNFEYMKVKYTFFVEFETLNPLSPWVTLSKSVDEVYKIKLNMKHAFFKPFIDNKEFSVVMTKLVIAIILAEVEALKISYDGRIEASSIRNKMNKILADLALQS
- the dcm gene encoding DNA (cytosine-5-)-methyltransferase is translated as MKFIDLFAGLGGFNLALSWAGHECVFASEIDEGLRKLYLKNHGIMPRGDIKAIKAKDVPEHDILCGGFPCQPFSKAGEQNGFKDEKSGDLFYHIVKILRLRRPTYIMLENVANFERHDEGRTWRIAKKILIELGYEVDIRKLSPHWFGIPQIRERVFIVGSRKGLSHFKWPEKLTVEHDISIKSVLDKLPTDARQLPEHVNKCIAAWQQFLNIYPEERNLPSFPIWSMEFGATYPYEEETPWKMGSEKLRGYLGSHGRSLENLTKEELFLTLPSYARTKEDRFPDWKIRFIKQNRQLYEDNKEWIDEWLPSILDLPSSFQKFEWNCKGAERNLTNLVLQCRASGLRAKRPTTSPSLVAMTATQVPIITWENRYMTPRECARLQSMDSLKCLPEGLTSAYKALGNALNVEVVHRIIQSLIMEESINNQELNFRQEMQIV